Below is a window of Paramagnetospirillum magneticum AMB-1 DNA.
CGAGTGATCCGGCGCAGGGAATGCTGGTACTTGGCGTCGGAGGGCTTCCAGTCAAGCGGCTTGCAGCCGAGGCGCAGGTCGCGTTCCCAGAATTCAAGGATCTGTTGGTTGGAATAGCCCTTGCCCCGGAAGTATTCGAAGTCGCTTTGCGACCACTGCGGATGGGCCTTCAGGGCGGCGGTGGGGCGGACGGTCAGGGCCATACTACTTGCCCTCCCGTCCAGCGTTGTAGGCCGCTTCCAGGGCCTTCTTGATCTGCCAAACCGCCAGTTCGTGGAAGTCCAGACGGTCGCTCTTGCGGGTGTCCAGGGTCTCCAGGTCGAGGATCTGGGTGGCGATCTCGGTCAGGGCTTGGTCTCGGGTCTTCATGGTGTCGGCCTCCGTTTTGGTGAAGCCACTAACGCTCTGTTTCGGCTGCTTATCAAGCCGGTTAATCATGCAATTTCAAGGCTGTAACGTGATGCGCCAATCCCGCCGCATGTCCCTGGCCGAGGCCGCCGCCAACGTGGTGATCGGCTACGGTATCGCCGTCGCCACCCAGGTGGTGGTGTTTCCGGTCTTCGGCATTCACATCACCCTGGCCGATGATCTGCGGATTGGTCTGGTCTTCGCCGTGGTCTCGATTCTCCGGTCCTACGCTCTGCGGCGACTGTTCGAGGTTTGCCGCCGCTGATCCGGCCGACTTGGAATCGAGACGGCGGGCGGCTACTCTTTCGGTCCACAATTTCCGAGGGGAAGAGCATCATGAGTAAATCCG
It encodes the following:
- a CDS encoding DUF6900 domain-containing protein, translating into MKTRDQALTEIATQILDLETLDTRKSDRLDFHELAVWQIKKALEAAYNAGREGK
- a CDS encoding DUF7220 family protein; its protein translation is MRQSRRMSLAEAAANVVIGYGIAVATQVVVFPVFGIHITLADDLRIGLVFAVVSILRSYALRRLFEVCRR